A single genomic interval of Syntrophobotulus glycolicus DSM 8271 harbors:
- a CDS encoding N-6 DNA methylase — translation MKKEQDELKYVDIDEAAKQFGVSAGTVRNWMNSGQLLKAVKIKKKLFLNREEVCSLKEEIFSGRMPRLQSRRNKRAVRGRLIPGEYVNSRAINAFNENLFDLITSEAGRVKSKLILSEIALNLMLEAGKIACKSDPEDKSLVWMLINQQIDCGCFSGLFSEFLEDDLKIQEADAECLLRVKKLGIPNERGKDLLGLVYMTISHRAARISNGTYYTPGSIVEKLVPKGLHLVEREFPRILDPCCGSGNFLLTVFLALKSNLVQKGLPPGEAEKLLLEECIFGFDIDSTAVWLCRVNLLLLCDTDFVPGNWHIQCDNALMGHSKKISGKFDLIIGNPPWGSDFSGNELTEYRKRYATARASFDSFSIFIEYALKTLNERGIVAYILPESILKVRTHLPVRKILLDETHIESIEKLGNQFSRVFAPAISLLARKTEIHDSGHQIQIENIDEKRIISQKRFADHHLLFFNIWSSEREHRILKHMDNLEGKLNLKDFADFALGIVTGNNKELVFNQLPEGGEPVLTGSQVYKYNYYTEGSYFVFKPEIFQQTAPEAFYRVPEKIVYRFINENLVFAYDDRKVAAINSVNVLIPHLPGYSVKYILAILNSRAVQFFYTYTYASVKVLRTYLESIPIPPCNENRQSQITGLVDKLLASNDSLTRQNLYEELDRMIMQLYGFNEADRSRIIEKTGKVKYLSKEGYSDLG, via the coding sequence ATGAAAAAAGAGCAGGATGAGCTGAAATATGTTGATATCGATGAAGCAGCCAAACAATTTGGCGTCTCGGCAGGGACGGTCAGAAACTGGATGAATTCCGGTCAACTGCTGAAAGCCGTCAAAATTAAAAAAAAACTGTTCCTGAATAGAGAAGAGGTTTGTTCCCTGAAAGAAGAGATTTTTTCCGGTCGAATGCCGAGACTTCAAAGCAGACGAAATAAGCGTGCTGTCAGAGGACGCTTAATCCCCGGGGAATATGTAAACAGCAGGGCAATCAACGCCTTTAATGAGAATTTGTTTGATCTGATTACCTCAGAAGCGGGTAGAGTCAAAAGCAAGCTCATCTTGAGTGAGATTGCGCTGAATCTTATGCTGGAGGCAGGAAAGATCGCCTGCAAGTCAGACCCCGAGGACAAGAGTCTGGTCTGGATGCTGATCAATCAGCAGATCGACTGTGGATGTTTCAGCGGATTGTTCAGCGAGTTTTTGGAGGATGATCTTAAAATCCAAGAGGCTGATGCTGAATGTTTACTTCGTGTAAAGAAACTGGGGATCCCGAACGAAAGAGGGAAAGATCTTTTAGGGCTGGTCTATATGACAATTTCCCATAGGGCCGCCAGAATAAGCAATGGCACCTACTATACGCCAGGCTCCATCGTAGAGAAATTGGTCCCCAAAGGCCTGCATCTGGTCGAGCGGGAATTTCCCCGGATATTGGATCCCTGCTGCGGATCAGGCAACTTTTTGCTGACGGTTTTCTTAGCTTTAAAATCAAATTTAGTCCAAAAAGGTCTTCCCCCGGGCGAAGCTGAGAAATTACTTCTGGAAGAATGCATCTTTGGTTTTGATATCGATTCTACAGCGGTATGGTTGTGCAGGGTCAATCTTCTATTGCTCTGCGACACAGATTTTGTCCCCGGAAACTGGCACATTCAATGCGATAACGCGCTCATGGGCCACAGTAAGAAAATATCGGGCAAATTTGACCTGATCATCGGAAACCCACCCTGGGGATCTGATTTTTCCGGAAATGAGCTGACTGAATATAGAAAAAGATATGCGACAGCACGGGCATCCTTTGATTCTTTCAGCATCTTTATTGAGTATGCCCTGAAAACATTGAATGAAAGAGGAATTGTCGCTTACATTCTGCCCGAATCTATTCTTAAGGTCAGAACCCATCTTCCTGTCCGCAAAATACTTTTGGATGAAACGCACATTGAGTCAATCGAAAAATTGGGAAATCAATTCTCCAGGGTATTTGCGCCGGCCATATCTCTGCTTGCCCGAAAAACCGAGATTCATGATTCCGGACATCAAATCCAAATTGAAAATATTGACGAAAAGAGGATCATTTCACAAAAGCGGTTCGCAGACCATCACCTACTCTTTTTCAACATCTGGTCATCTGAACGGGAACATCGGATTTTGAAGCATATGGACAATCTGGAGGGAAAGTTGAATCTGAAAGATTTTGCCGATTTTGCTCTGGGGATCGTGACCGGAAATAACAAAGAACTGGTATTCAATCAATTGCCTGAAGGGGGAGAGCCGGTTCTTACCGGGTCGCAGGTATACAAGTACAACTATTATACTGAAGGCAGCTATTTCGTGTTTAAACCGGAAATCTTTCAGCAGACCGCCCCGGAAGCTTTTTACCGGGTTCCGGAAAAAATAGTCTACCGGTTCATTAATGAGAATCTTGTCTTTGCGTATGATGACCGGAAAGTAGCGGCAATCAATAGTGTGAACGTATTGATTCCACACCTGCCGGGGTATAGTGTAAAATATATCCTCGCTATTTTAAATTCCCGGGCAGTACAGTTTTTTTATACATACACCTATGCTTCTGTAAAAGTACTGCGGACCTATCTGGAGTCTATACCCATTCCTCCCTGTAACGAAAACAGGCAGTCTCAGATCACAGGGCTTGTAGACAAGCTCTTGGCCAGTAATGATTCCCTGACCAGACAGAACCTTTATGAAGAACTGGATCGGATGATCATGCAGCTCTATGGGTTTAATGAGGCCGACAGGTCAAGAATTATCGAAAAGACCGGAAAAGTTAAATATCTGTCCAAAGAAGGGTATTCAGATCTTGGTTAA
- a CDS encoding SDR family NAD(P)-dependent oxidoreductase: MELQGKTALVTGGGTGIGKATALRLAKENMNIAINYSRSEEEALKTKKEVEALGVKCLVYKADIASDAQIKEMISGVVRDFGRLDVLVNNAGRTKFVPHPDLEGMKDEFWDDIFAVNVKGMFFACRAAAEELRKTNGVIVNITSIAGLTGLGSSIAYSASKAAAISVTKSLARVLAPEVRVMSIAPGIVMTRWVDGQDKHIAHLAGNTPMKRIAVPEDVAELVYGVIAHAGFVTGQTIVVDGGAFI, encoded by the coding sequence ATGGAATTACAAGGGAAAACTGCTTTGGTTACAGGCGGGGGAACCGGGATAGGGAAAGCCACTGCGTTAAGGCTGGCAAAGGAAAACATGAACATTGCAATAAATTATTCCCGTTCTGAAGAAGAAGCCCTGAAAACAAAGAAGGAAGTAGAGGCCCTCGGGGTCAAGTGTCTGGTCTATAAAGCGGATATCGCCTCTGATGCCCAGATCAAAGAAATGATCAGCGGGGTTGTCCGTGATTTTGGACGTTTGGACGTATTGGTCAATAATGCGGGCAGAACGAAATTTGTTCCGCATCCGGATCTTGAGGGAATGAAAGATGAATTTTGGGATGACATTTTTGCCGTGAATGTCAAAGGTATGTTTTTTGCCTGCAGGGCGGCGGCGGAAGAACTGCGCAAAACTAACGGGGTCATTGTGAATATTACTTCAATTGCCGGTCTTACCGGCCTGGGCAGTTCGATCGCTTATTCAGCATCGAAAGCAGCCGCCATCAGTGTGACCAAATCTCTGGCCAGGGTACTGGCCCCTGAGGTCCGGGTAATGAGTATCGCTCCCGGGATCGTTATGACAAGATGGGTGGATGGTCAGGATAAGCATATCGCCCATCTCGCCGGCAATACCCCCATGAAAAGGATTGCGGTGCCTGAAGATGTCGCCGAGCTTGTTTATGGGGTCATCGCCCATGCCGGCTTTGTGACCGGTCAGACGATCGTCGTTGACGGCGGAGCATTCATTTAG
- a CDS encoding toprim domain-containing protein, with amino-acid sequence MSDYPKKAIIVEGKTDKARILKVLDEKIDIICTFGTINMEKLEHLIDLERYQDIYVWADADEAGKELRRKIKIVYPQVRDLYTQKKYREVAATPLDVLAQILDKAHFSVKKI; translated from the coding sequence TTGTCGGACTACCCGAAGAAAGCCATTATTGTTGAAGGGAAAACGGACAAGGCACGTATTTTAAAAGTCCTGGATGAAAAAATAGATATTATCTGTACTTTTGGCACAATCAATATGGAAAAACTTGAACATCTGATTGACCTTGAGCGATACCAGGATATCTACGTTTGGGCAGATGCGGATGAAGCCGGAAAAGAGCTGCGGCGAAAAATCAAAATTGTCTATCCTCAGGTCAGAGACTTATACACGCAAAAAAAATACAGAGAGGTTGCTGCGACTCCTCTTGATGTATTGGCTCAAATCTTGGATAAGGCCCATTTCTCAGTGAAAAAGATCTAA
- the tatA gene encoding twin-arginine translocase TatA/TatE family subunit, translating into MEPVFGFVTPTVAIVLLVIALVIFGPGKLPELGKALGRGINEFKNASEDKKEDPKAEPKLENKSDETKP; encoded by the coding sequence ATGGAACCTGTATTTGGATTTGTAACTCCTACTGTTGCTATTGTACTTTTAGTCATTGCCCTGGTTATTTTTGGACCAGGCAAGCTGCCGGAATTGGGGAAGGCACTGGGAAGAGGGATAAATGAGTTCAAAAATGCAAGCGAAGACAAAAAAGAAGACCCCAAGGCGGAACCGAAACTAGAAAATAAATCTGATGAAACCAAACCATAA
- the tatC gene encoding twin-arginine translocase subunit TatC, with product MRRRRHQVEDMPLLEHLKALRKVLLISAYAIAIGTALGWFASDLVYRFLAEPVVEIGNVDFITTTPMEPVMVKLKVSVIVGIIIAAPVLFWQIWSFLLPALKKNERKYLYFMVPSSVLLFLGGAAFCFFVVLPVGLRFLLSAGGGSLDVTPLLSKSAYLDFIITLFLSFGLVFQMPIILLLLIKLGYLSPKTLAKYRKYAFLTIIVIAVVISPTPDLMTQMLMALPMYFLYEISIWLGILIGRKKKKTEAAAEQ from the coding sequence ATGCGGCGCAGAAGACACCAGGTAGAAGATATGCCGCTTTTGGAACACCTGAAAGCGCTTCGCAAAGTATTACTGATCTCTGCTTACGCAATTGCAATAGGAACCGCTCTGGGCTGGTTTGCCAGTGACCTTGTTTATCGCTTTTTAGCAGAACCGGTTGTGGAAATAGGCAATGTCGATTTTATTACCACAACACCAATGGAACCCGTCATGGTCAAACTCAAAGTTTCAGTTATTGTTGGTATAATCATCGCAGCACCGGTTCTTTTTTGGCAGATATGGAGCTTCCTGCTTCCGGCTTTGAAAAAAAATGAACGGAAATACTTGTATTTTATGGTTCCTTCTTCTGTTCTGCTTTTTCTAGGAGGCGCGGCGTTTTGCTTTTTTGTCGTCCTGCCGGTAGGCTTGCGATTTCTTCTTTCTGCCGGAGGCGGATCGTTGGATGTTACCCCTCTTCTTTCTAAATCAGCCTATCTTGATTTTATCATTACTTTGTTTTTAAGTTTCGGTCTGGTATTCCAAATGCCGATTATCCTTCTTCTTTTAATCAAGCTGGGTTATTTATCACCGAAGACTTTGGCAAAGTACAGAAAATATGCCTTTTTGACGATAATTGTTATTGCTGTGGTTATTTCACCGACTCCTGATCTGATGACCCAGATGCTCATGGCCCTTCCGATGTACTTCCTGTACGAGATCAGTATCTGGTTAGGTATCCTGATTGGAAGGAAGAAGAAAAAAACTGAAGCTGCGGCTGAGCAATAG
- a CDS encoding epoxyqueuosine reductase QueH: MSKETILVHACCATCAGYVIQKLSEDYEPFIYYYNPNIQPEDEYVKRRNELKSYTAKLNLPFYEDEPDVQNWLAAVKGLESEPERGKRCRICFQQRLKKTAQLALSLKIKRFTTTLTVSPHKNSLEIIRTGEEIAALDQRTAFLSENFKKKDGFRKTMAIALAEGFYRQNYCGCLYSLPESLRKI, encoded by the coding sequence ATGTCTAAGGAAACTATCCTGGTCCATGCATGCTGTGCGACCTGTGCCGGCTATGTTATCCAAAAACTATCTGAGGATTATGAACCATTTATATACTATTATAATCCAAATATCCAGCCCGAGGATGAATATGTTAAACGCCGCAACGAGCTGAAATCATATACAGCAAAGCTTAATCTCCCTTTTTACGAAGATGAGCCTGATGTCCAAAACTGGCTGGCAGCGGTGAAGGGCCTGGAAAGTGAGCCGGAGAGAGGGAAACGATGCCGGATATGTTTTCAGCAGAGATTGAAGAAGACCGCCCAATTGGCCTTAAGCTTAAAGATTAAACGATTCACAACAACTTTGACTGTCAGCCCGCACAAAAACAGCCTTGAGATCATCAGGACCGGAGAAGAGATCGCTGCGCTGGATCAGAGGACAGCCTTTCTCAGCGAGAATTTCAAGAAGAAAGATGGCTTCCGAAAAACAATGGCCATTGCTTTGGCTGAAGGTTTTTACCGGCAAAATTACTGTGGCTGTCTCTACTCTTTGCCGGAGTCTTTGAGGAAAATCTAG
- a CDS encoding CDGSH iron-sulfur domain-containing protein — MNKKTIITFTQNGPYLVHNLDSLENSKGDSFATGPVITLCRCGASKAKPYCDGAHREINFQGRKKADRIPSKINTYLGENITVHFDLSICAHSAICLNTLPSVFDLSNQPWINPNGADPQKIIEAIKKCPSGALSYTLEGKRPSEENSQFSKITIIKNGPLNVEGNVELQGDIDSPPADPEHFCLCRCGHTKNSPYCDGSHIQNHFRAD, encoded by the coding sequence ATGAACAAAAAGACGATCATTACTTTTACTCAAAACGGTCCTTATCTTGTCCATAACCTGGACTCTCTGGAAAACAGTAAGGGCGATTCCTTTGCTACAGGCCCTGTCATTACTCTCTGCCGCTGCGGCGCATCAAAGGCCAAACCTTATTGTGACGGCGCCCATAGGGAAATTAATTTTCAAGGCCGAAAAAAAGCCGACCGGATTCCAAGTAAAATCAATACATACCTGGGTGAAAACATTACTGTTCACTTTGATTTAAGTATATGCGCCCATTCCGCAATATGTCTCAATACCCTTCCTTCCGTTTTTGACCTCAGCAATCAGCCCTGGATCAACCCTAATGGCGCCGATCCGCAAAAAATTATTGAGGCAATAAAAAAATGTCCTTCAGGAGCATTAAGTTATACTCTGGAAGGAAAGCGGCCAAGTGAAGAGAACAGTCAGTTCTCCAAAATTACCATCATCAAAAACGGTCCTTTAAATGTCGAGGGGAATGTCGAATTACAAGGTGACATCGACTCGCCCCCGGCAGATCCTGAACATTTTTGTCTTTGCCGCTGCGGGCATACGAAAAATTCTCCTTATTGTGACGGCTCCCATATCCAAAACCATTTCAGGGCGGATTGA
- a CDS encoding polyprenyl synthetase family protein: MKHKRLFSEIKADLTKVEKELDKLLAVDDPILSKTCVYLLQAGGKRMRPGFTLLSGRFFNYDFKKILPVAMAIELIHMATLVHDDVVDASLTRRGRPTLAAGWGNTVSVATGDFLFAKALEMIGKIDDPGVAKILADVSVEMCQGEIQQIWSAFDVKQNFKQYYYRIRRKTALLIGLSCRLGAMVSDGSLRHMWLLETYGHCLGIAFQIIDDILDIIADPDEMGKPVGGDIRQGIMTLPMIYALQSSGHRERLGQLLALKNKKEAQVQEVIHMIKNSDGIERSRTVVDKYINKALKHLEELPKIPAKKALRELAVFVGERSY; encoded by the coding sequence TTGAAGCATAAACGGCTATTCAGTGAAATAAAAGCAGATTTGACAAAAGTGGAGAAAGAGCTGGATAAACTTTTGGCGGTTGATGATCCTATCCTGTCTAAGACCTGTGTTTATTTGCTCCAAGCAGGGGGTAAAAGAATGCGTCCAGGCTTTACTTTGCTTTCGGGCAGGTTTTTTAACTATGATTTCAAGAAAATTTTACCCGTGGCAATGGCGATTGAGCTGATTCATATGGCAACTCTGGTCCATGATGATGTTGTGGACGCTTCTCTGACCAGACGGGGCAGACCGACCTTAGCCGCCGGCTGGGGAAATACCGTTTCAGTGGCCACAGGGGATTTCCTTTTTGCCAAAGCGTTAGAAATGATCGGGAAAATAGATGATCCCGGTGTGGCTAAGATCTTAGCCGATGTCAGCGTGGAGATGTGCCAGGGTGAGATTCAGCAGATTTGGAGCGCTTTTGACGTCAAGCAGAATTTCAAGCAATACTATTACAGGATTCGCCGCAAGACCGCTCTGCTGATCGGGTTAAGCTGCAGGCTCGGGGCCATGGTTTCTGATGGCAGCCTGAGACATATGTGGTTGCTGGAGACCTATGGACATTGCCTGGGGATAGCCTTTCAAATCATTGATGATATTCTGGACATTATCGCCGATCCTGACGAAATGGGGAAACCTGTCGGCGGGGATATTCGTCAGGGGATCATGACACTCCCCATGATTTATGCGCTTCAGAGTTCCGGGCACAGGGAACGCTTGGGTCAGCTGCTGGCTCTGAAGAATAAAAAGGAAGCCCAGGTCCAGGAGGTTATCCATATGATTAAAAACTCTGATGGGATTGAACGGTCGAGAACAGTTGTGGATAAATATATTAATAAAGCCTTAAAGCATTTAGAGGAACTTCCAAAGATTCCCGCTAAGAAAGCGCTGAGGGAATTGGCTGTTTTTGTGGGGGAAAGAAGTTACTGA
- a CDS encoding Sec-independent protein translocase subunit TatA/TatB, with translation MGLTEILLILFVALVVFGPEDLPDVARALGKIVYQIRKYSAEITREIQESYEAPAKAINEAIKGDSPGNQVASDDPVIPINDQNQEELLTYEDEGNKAKQENKESDNPLADLPPDMVLSSKEDTSR, from the coding sequence ATGGGCTTAACTGAAATCTTGCTTATCCTGTTTGTGGCTCTGGTTGTGTTTGGCCCGGAAGATCTTCCTGATGTCGCAAGGGCATTGGGGAAGATCGTCTATCAGATCCGTAAGTATTCGGCTGAAATTACCAGAGAAATACAAGAAAGCTATGAGGCGCCGGCCAAAGCCATTAATGAAGCCATTAAGGGTGATTCCCCCGGAAATCAAGTTGCCTCCGATGATCCGGTAATCCCCATTAATGATCAAAATCAAGAAGAACTTTTAACCTATGAAGACGAGGGAAACAAGGCCAAGCAGGAAAATAAGGAATCGGATAATCCTTTGGCGGATCTTCCCCCAGATATGGTATTATCCTCAAAAGAAGACACAAGCAGGTGA
- a CDS encoding UbiA-like polyprenyltransferase, whose product MGKVKVFLEMIKFEHTIFALPFAYLGAFLASGGVPNGYQLLWITLAMVGARTAAMSLNRVIDRFIDARNPRTVQRAIPAGLLGVREVYYTIVLSFLLLGFSAYQLNMLAFKLMPLAVFVLVLYSYTKRFTWLCHLFLGLALGMAPVGAWVGITGALALLPVTMGLGVMFWVAGFDIIYACQDAEFDKIEGLYSIPSVFGLKNALWVSILFHVIALVLFILLGMMDPILGKIYYLGVLAAAVLLFRQHKIVSSSDLSKIGVAFFNLNAYLSVELFVFAFLDLVIIH is encoded by the coding sequence ATGGGCAAGGTTAAAGTTTTTTTAGAAATGATCAAGTTTGAACACACCATCTTTGCTTTGCCTTTCGCTTATCTTGGCGCTTTTCTTGCCTCCGGGGGAGTTCCAAACGGATATCAGCTCCTCTGGATTACATTGGCGATGGTGGGGGCCCGGACGGCAGCAATGTCTTTGAACAGGGTGATCGATCGGTTTATTGATGCCAGGAATCCCCGGACAGTACAGAGGGCTATTCCGGCTGGCCTGCTTGGAGTAAGAGAAGTATATTATACGATCGTACTTTCTTTTCTATTATTGGGTTTTTCAGCGTATCAGCTGAATATGCTGGCGTTTAAACTGATGCCCTTGGCCGTTTTTGTCCTGGTCCTTTATTCTTATACAAAAAGATTTACCTGGTTATGTCACTTATTTCTGGGGTTGGCCCTGGGTATGGCTCCAGTAGGGGCATGGGTGGGAATAACAGGGGCGTTGGCTTTGCTGCCGGTAACAATGGGTCTTGGCGTCATGTTCTGGGTTGCCGGTTTTGATATTATTTATGCCTGTCAGGATGCCGAGTTTGACAAAATAGAAGGGCTCTATTCCATACCTTCTGTATTTGGTTTAAAAAATGCTTTGTGGGTTTCCATATTATTCCACGTCATTGCTCTGGTCCTGTTTATTCTTTTAGGCATGATGGATCCAATCTTGGGAAAGATATATTATTTGGGTGTTCTGGCCGCCGCCGTTCTTTTATTCCGGCAGCATAAAATCGTATCTTCATCCGACTTATCAAAAATCGGGGTGGCGTTTTTTAATTTAAATGCTTATTTAAGTGTAGAATTGTTTGTTTTTGCGTTTTTAGATTTGGTAATCATCCATTAA
- a CDS encoding SDH family Clp fold serine proteinase: MDDQTRVELLKKLETMRDSKVIVYFSYSPLDDQILIPLYKELVAIGKTKNIDLFLYSHGGAVDTPYKVVMLIREFCEKFSVIVPFSAKSAASMIVLGADEVVMGPISELGPIDPLVKHPEYKDFWIPVQAFRFCFEYIEELACISNNHEVTEMIIKSLLAKLDPWLLGDYEKALKASKQYAESLLSKFMLKNNKERIKEVTEALTNNYYSHGYPICRQEAKDLGLTIAGASGELWDVIWKLYLMYEGMFCNVKCCNFSLSTLK, encoded by the coding sequence ATGGATGATCAAACAAGAGTTGAATTACTGAAAAAATTAGAAACTATGCGAGACTCAAAAGTAATCGTTTATTTTTCATATTCTCCTTTGGATGACCAGATTCTGATCCCCTTATATAAAGAACTGGTTGCAATCGGCAAAACTAAAAATATTGATTTATTCTTATACAGCCATGGGGGAGCAGTAGATACACCATATAAGGTTGTCATGCTGATCAGGGAGTTTTGTGAAAAATTTTCCGTTATTGTGCCCTTTTCCGCAAAATCTGCCGCTTCCATGATTGTGCTGGGTGCGGATGAGGTTGTAATGGGACCGATATCAGAATTGGGTCCGATCGATCCTTTAGTCAAGCACCCGGAATATAAAGATTTCTGGATCCCGGTTCAGGCTTTCCGCTTCTGTTTTGAGTATATTGAGGAACTCGCCTGTATCAGCAATAACCATGAAGTAACTGAAATGATCATTAAGTCCCTGCTGGCTAAGCTTGACCCCTGGCTGCTGGGTGATTATGAGAAGGCTCTGAAGGCTTCAAAGCAATATGCTGAATCATTATTGTCAAAATTTATGTTAAAAAATAATAAAGAGAGAATTAAGGAAGTAACAGAAGCGCTGACCAACAACTACTATTCACATGGTTATCCGATTTGCCGGCAGGAAGCAAAAGATCTTGGCCTGACCATAGCCGGGGCCTCAGGTGAATTATGGGATGTTATCTGGAAACTATATTTAATGTACGAAGGGATGTTTTGTAACGTAAAATGTTGCAATTTCTCACTTAGTACGTTAAAATAA
- a CDS encoding class 1 isoprenoid biosynthesis enzyme, which yields MTAIQGFHQQLETLHAHMNSEIRFKNAKLEELVELSLNDLELNLCPAVVFAVTRALQKEELKMLSLASLFQYIFLADKIHRLVTDGDLPEQARQYPILVGDYLFGQTFLKLCEKDLHPYLREFTGLIETMNEGVIHRWSLKEKQMTLEEYKHILSKERASVTKLAAGITAELNGAEESVKDQLESFGYHIGMAWAFSEEGQGYAVINTYLDQARADMECLSGRCLVEPLDQLYQYVQGNLIRNN from the coding sequence TTGACAGCTATACAAGGTTTCCATCAACAACTGGAAACTCTTCATGCCCACATGAACAGTGAGATACGTTTTAAAAACGCCAAATTAGAAGAATTGGTCGAGCTTTCTTTAAATGACCTGGAATTGAATTTATGTCCTGCCGTGGTTTTTGCCGTGACTCGAGCCTTGCAGAAAGAAGAGCTGAAGATGCTTTCTTTAGCGTCCTTGTTCCAATATATTTTTTTGGCGGATAAAATACACCGTCTTGTCACTGATGGTGATCTCCCGGAGCAGGCCAGACAATATCCCATCCTTGTCGGTGACTACCTCTTTGGACAGACATTCCTTAAACTGTGCGAAAAGGATCTTCATCCCTATTTACGTGAATTTACCGGGCTAATAGAGACGATGAACGAGGGAGTCATTCATCGCTGGTCCCTCAAAGAGAAACAGATGACTTTAGAGGAGTATAAACATATTTTAAGTAAGGAAAGAGCTTCCGTGACGAAGCTTGCAGCCGGAATAACCGCGGAGCTTAACGGCGCTGAAGAGTCCGTTAAAGATCAGCTGGAATCTTTCGGCTATCATATCGGCATGGCCTGGGCTTTTAGTGAAGAGGGACAGGGCTATGCGGTGATCAATACATATTTGGATCAAGCCCGGGCGGATATGGAGTGTTTATCCGGGAGGTGCTTGGTAGAACCATTGGATCAGTTGTATCAATATGTTCAGGGAAACTTAATCCGCAATAATTGA
- a CDS encoding tetratricopeptide repeat protein, with protein sequence MKNAQRIGIGVFLICLLVVAGGYWHVKKTASSKTANSTAAHPAQDHLTEDQPGAVAPDETVPAKVELSPSQVEALSCYERGLTLYYDHKIAEALVLFNQALDLDPQCYQAINGKGASYAFQGRYSEGIELIEKAIQMKPDFVYARFNLGLAYELAGRWDESIKAYHEALKIDDEDVWSYYGIASIYGRQGNVNKVIEYLKPAIALESEVKAVAREEKDFDPVKHDLRFIELITK encoded by the coding sequence ATGAAAAACGCGCAAAGAATAGGAATAGGGGTATTCTTAATCTGTCTCCTGGTTGTGGCAGGAGGCTATTGGCATGTCAAAAAAACAGCGAGCAGTAAGACGGCAAACAGTACGGCAGCTCATCCGGCACAAGATCATCTGACAGAAGACCAGCCAGGAGCAGTTGCTCCAGACGAGACAGTCCCGGCAAAGGTCGAGCTTTCACCATCTCAGGTTGAAGCCTTGAGCTGCTATGAGAGGGGTTTGACGCTGTATTATGACCATAAGATTGCCGAGGCCCTGGTCTTATTTAACCAGGCATTGGATTTGGACCCGCAATGCTATCAGGCGATCAACGGCAAAGGGGCCTCCTATGCTTTTCAGGGCAGGTATTCTGAAGGAATAGAGTTAATTGAAAAAGCGATCCAGATGAAGCCGGATTTCGTTTATGCCCGGTTTAATCTTGGATTAGCCTATGAACTTGCCGGAAGATGGGATGAGTCCATCAAGGCCTATCACGAAGCTCTGAAAATTGATGACGAGGATGTCTGGAGTTACTATGGAATTGCAAGCATCTATGGCCGTCAGGGAAATGTGAATAAGGTGATAGAATATCTTAAACCGGCTATTGCCCTGGAGTCGGAAGTCAAGGCTGTAGCAAGGGAAGAAAAGGATTTTGACCCTGTAAAGCATGATCTGCGGTTTATTGAATTAATAACGAAATAG